One genomic window of Polyangium aurulentum includes the following:
- a CDS encoding S53 family peptidase, protein MPDALPPFTDAELEPVTTIDGIPNPLPGVYTDMGPAPAEGEFRSLIAFGTRNKAVLEETVKHMYDPAHPNFRKYMTQAEWMAAHAPNEVDVQLVRLWLESQGFAVNFTATNRLLIEFTGTVQQFNDVFHTTLHIFERENPQIGNPPIDVFGTLEPLEIPLWVATKIRGVISADLAAEKGVLPPEGGGVVVQAPPSGTNWMTPAKIAKAYKLDSLYSMGYRGQGVKLGVTVGATFKYKDLQSFWQSLNVVRNDPTIVQTMEPFVTRYIESTLDVEWAGAMAPDSDLIVYSGPDARNTSMIYTFNEAIARNEVDVITNSFAHREDSEPALVRLQYSDSALQAAAYGITVVAATGDSGGADTPSVSPWVTGVGGTRLTLNANGSIQSEVAWQKSGCGTSLTLLQPDWQVNVVGNANGKRATADLALNADPGTPYYVYYLAQWKLYGGTSFSSPVFAGLMATVDSYRKANNLPRAGYLNSLLYTNADIKKTFRDITSGGPGGIKTAGVGWDYPSGWGAPSALGLATTIP, encoded by the coding sequence TTGCCCGATGCGCTCCCCCCCTTCACGGACGCCGAGCTCGAGCCGGTCACGACGATCGACGGCATCCCGAACCCGCTGCCCGGCGTCTACACCGACATGGGCCCGGCCCCCGCGGAAGGCGAGTTCCGCTCGCTCATCGCGTTCGGCACGCGCAACAAGGCCGTCCTCGAAGAGACGGTCAAGCACATGTACGACCCGGCGCACCCGAACTTCCGCAAGTACATGACGCAGGCGGAGTGGATGGCCGCGCACGCGCCCAACGAGGTCGACGTGCAGCTCGTCCGGCTCTGGCTCGAGTCGCAGGGCTTCGCGGTGAACTTCACCGCGACGAACCGGCTGCTCATCGAGTTCACCGGCACCGTGCAGCAGTTCAACGACGTCTTCCACACGACGCTGCACATCTTCGAGCGCGAGAACCCGCAGATCGGCAACCCGCCGATCGACGTCTTCGGCACGCTCGAGCCGCTCGAGATCCCGCTCTGGGTGGCGACGAAGATCCGCGGCGTGATCAGCGCCGACCTCGCGGCCGAGAAGGGCGTGCTCCCGCCCGAGGGCGGCGGCGTCGTCGTGCAGGCGCCCCCGAGCGGCACCAACTGGATGACGCCGGCGAAGATCGCCAAGGCCTACAAGCTCGACAGCCTCTACTCGATGGGCTACCGCGGCCAGGGCGTGAAGCTCGGCGTGACCGTCGGCGCGACCTTCAAGTACAAGGATCTGCAGTCGTTCTGGCAGTCGCTCAACGTCGTCCGCAACGACCCGACCATCGTGCAGACGATGGAGCCGTTCGTCACGCGCTACATCGAGAGCACGCTCGACGTCGAGTGGGCCGGCGCGATGGCGCCCGACTCCGACCTCATCGTCTACTCGGGCCCCGACGCGCGCAACACGTCGATGATCTACACGTTCAACGAGGCGATCGCGCGCAACGAGGTCGACGTCATCACCAACTCGTTCGCGCACCGCGAGGACAGCGAGCCTGCGCTCGTGCGGTTGCAGTACAGCGACTCGGCGCTGCAGGCGGCCGCGTACGGCATCACCGTGGTGGCGGCGACGGGCGACTCGGGCGGCGCGGACACGCCGTCGGTGAGCCCGTGGGTCACGGGCGTCGGCGGCACGCGCCTCACGCTCAACGCGAACGGCTCGATCCAGAGCGAGGTCGCGTGGCAGAAGTCGGGCTGCGGGACGTCCCTCACGCTGCTGCAACCCGACTGGCAGGTCAACGTCGTGGGGAACGCGAACGGCAAGCGCGCCACGGCCGACCTCGCGCTGAACGCCGATCCGGGGACGCCGTACTACGTCTACTACCTCGCGCAGTGGAAGCTCTACGGCGGCACGTCGTTCTCGTCGCCCGTCTTCGCGGGCCTCATGGCCACGGTGGACAGCTACCGCAAGGCCAACAACCTCCCGCGGGCCGGCTACCTGAACTCCCTGCTCTACACGAACGCCGACATCAAGAAGACCTTCCGCGATATCACGTCGGGCGGCCCCGGCGGCATCAAGACGGCGGGGGTCGGCTGGGACTACCCGTCCGGCTGGGGCGCACCGAGCGCCCTTGGCCTGGCCACCACGATCCCCTGA